The following nucleotide sequence is from Acidobacteriota bacterium.
TCCGCGACCACGTCGTTGAAACGCCGGCCCTCCGGATAGGTCACATTGCGGATGTCAAAACGCAGCGTCACGGGAATGTCATCGCCCAACAGACGCGAGATGCGGCCGTAGCTATCCGACTGCATCACCACGGTGGGCACAGCGGTTGAGATATCGTAGCTGGGGTTGTTGTAGGCCACGATGACGCCGTGCGCCTTATGGGCGTCGTTGATGCGCACCTTCACTCCGTTTTTCAGCAGGAAGGCATCAAGCTGCGCGCTCACCTCGCGGTAGTTGAGCCGACCCGCCTGCGGCGCCGGCTGCGGAAAGCGCCGGAAGCGGGGGCGCTGATAAGGTTTGCAGGCGGCCGTATCCGGCGCGAGCACGCCCAGCATGCAGTCCCATTGCGTGTCGCTGCGGCGCAGCTCCCAGGGCGTAAAGCTCACCGGCACCATCTTGTATTCGCCCACCAGCACGATCTTGTCGCGCACCACCGGGGCATACTTGGCAAAATAGGCGTCCAACTCGGCCTGCGTCGGTTGCGGCGCCGGCAAAAACCGGCCGTTCTCGAAGCTGCCGCGCGACAACCCGGGCGGATCGGGAATCAGCACCGCTTGCGCGGTAACCGGACCGGGCGTGCCCGGCGTCCAGTGCAGCGACCGCACCACGAGCTGGTCCTGGAAAGGCGCGATGGCATTGGCCTGCAGCAGCCGGTTGGCCCATCCGGGCACGGCGTGATGCAATCGCTCGGGCACGAACGGATACGGCTCCAGATGCGCGTTCTTCATGCCCCAGGAGGTCGTGGTCCGAACTACCCACCGATCGGCCCGCAGTAGATTCGGACCACCGGTCAACCGCGGACCATAGACATCGGCCAGCTCGTGCATGATCCACATGATCTTCGAGTTGGCCGGCGTTTCGAGCGCGCGCGCCTGCCCATCCACCTGCGCCTGCGTCAACTGTTGCGCGGCGGCGGGCAGCATCAGGCCAGCAGCGAGAACGGCGACCAGCAGACGGATCATGCGCATAATATTTTCCTCACTCTTGCGGAGTCATTGTAGCAACAGTCACTTCCGGTTGTGAGCGACGCGACAGCACCAGCGCCAGCGCGCCCAGGATTATGACCGAGCCGGCAAGACTGGCCGCGGTCAGCGCTTCCCCGCCCCATCCCCAGCCCAAAAACAGCGCCACCACGGGATTCACCAGCGCATAGGTCGCTACCCGCACCGCCGCCACCCGCGTCAGCAGCCAGACGAAAACGCCATAGGCCACGACCGACCCCAGCAGCACCAGGTACGCCAGCGACCAGAACGCGGCCGGTGTAAACGCCGCCG
It contains:
- a CDS encoding M20/M25/M40 family metallo-hydrolase: MRMIRLLVAVLAAGLMLPAAAQQLTQAQVDGQARALETPANSKIMWIMHELADVYGPRLTGGPNLLRADRWVVRTTTSWGMKNAHLEPYPFVPERLHHAVPGWANRLLQANAIAPFQDQLVVRSLHWTPGTPGPVTAQAVLIPDPPGLSRGSFENGRFLPAPQPTQAELDAYFAKYAPVVRDKIVLVGEYKMVPVSFTPWELRRSDTQWDCMLGVLAPDTAACKPYQRPRFRRFPQPAPQAGRLNYREVSAQLDAFLLKNGVKVRINDAHKAHGVIVAYNNPSYDISTAVPTVVMQSDSYGRISRLLGDDIPVTLRFDIRNVTYPEGRRFNDVVAEIPGTDLKAQVVMLGGHLDSWNNATGATDNAAGSAMMLEAARILLAMHAHPRRTIRVALWGGEEEGLLGSLAYVDAHFGSFEHPTPEYKNLVAYLNIDDGTSKPRGARVFGPPAAAAFFRQTLAPFHDWGFMGAVADSSRRTGGTDSTSFNQAGLPGVNFEQDPIEYQPYSWHTNLDTYERLVPQDLREGAAEIAAAAYALAMAPEPLPRFEAAKMPKPPKPVDPSPQAALRSGQKN